Proteins found in one bacterium genomic segment:
- a CDS encoding prepilin-type N-terminal cleavage/methylation domain-containing protein, whose protein sequence is MRNTRAFTLIELLIVVAIIAILAAIAVPNFLEAQTRSKVSRTMSDMRAMATAVEAYTVDYNMPPLPAAVMASDFSIRYPMPTYMHNMYAHNFLPAAVTTPVSYVTTIFVDVFADPGLQPSPEQSYIYYQNWDYTHRLAAAADVDLMAPMQVRSDAYGAWVMFANGPDQDRKDMAPDRVGPTEIINGVYDPTNGTISNGDVIRTQRNPGGFTL, encoded by the coding sequence ATGCGGAATACGCGGGCATTCACTCTCATCGAACTTCTCATCGTCGTGGCCATCATCGCTATCTTGGCGGCGATCGCTGTTCCCAATTTCCTCGAAGCACAAACGCGCTCGAAGGTCTCGCGCACCATGTCGGACATGCGTGCGATGGCGACGGCCGTGGAGGCCTACACGGTCGACTACAACATGCCGCCTCTGCCGGCGGCGGTAATGGCATCGGACTTCTCGATTCGCTATCCCATGCCGACCTACATGCACAACATGTACGCGCACAACTTCCTGCCCGCAGCGGTGACCACGCCCGTGTCCTACGTCACGACCATCTTCGTCGATGTGTTCGCCGATCCAGGGCTGCAGCCTTCACCGGAGCAGTCCTACATCTACTACCAGAATTGGGACTACACCCACAGGTTGGCCGCTGCTGCCGATGTTGACTTGATGGCGCCGATGCAGGTCCGTTCGGACGCCTATGGCGCGTGGGTCATGTTCGCAAATGGCCCGGACCAGGACCGAAAGGACATGGCGCCGGACCGCGTCGGCCCCACGGAGATCATCAACGGCGTATACGATCCGACGAATGGCACGATCAGCAACGGCGACGTGATCCGCACCCAGCGCAACCCCGGCGGGTTCACCCTCTAG
- a CDS encoding right-handed parallel beta-helix repeat-containing protein, translating to MSSSSDTLARLVDLHGSSVVHDADQCRQALLDVGVEAPTAELLSLAVQSGACDRLTGSDADFDTLSVLELAIGDLTRFGLPENTARGVATTWAEALGMALPSGEDMIPSLPPPEDIETLREGDRDRFQSRNDRIPTATEWQPGMDPLRTVVVAEMGEGQYRQLADAVRAVMDGTRIIVRPGNYQGPVEIGRNIEIVGEGPEHRIILTSTAEATLECTAHYAAVYGITIRQVGRAEGMPGFACHVKSGKSTFENCDFSSDTLSAVVVEGPTNPSFLECSIHDSPEAGFYFWREAGGIVERCRVTGMGKAAIGVTGGARPVVRETQLANSCRGLNITKQGRGSFERCTISNNEREGVYIKTSGEPHLRGCRIADNGTYGVRARQSAEGSIEQCQLSGNSKGNWSIEEGSGLVARANKE from the coding sequence ATGAGTTCCTCCTCCGATACGCTGGCCCGCCTCGTCGACCTCCACGGATCGAGCGTGGTCCACGATGCCGATCAATGCCGCCAGGCGCTGCTGGACGTTGGCGTCGAAGCCCCCACGGCGGAGCTGCTCTCGCTGGCTGTCCAGAGCGGCGCCTGCGACCGGTTGACGGGCTCGGACGCGGATTTCGACACCCTCTCGGTATTGGAGTTAGCCATCGGCGACCTGACTCGTTTTGGCCTGCCGGAGAACACCGCCCGCGGTGTCGCGACGACCTGGGCCGAGGCTCTCGGCATGGCGCTGCCCAGCGGCGAGGACATGATCCCGTCGCTCCCGCCGCCGGAGGACATCGAGACGCTCCGCGAGGGCGATCGCGATCGATTCCAAAGCCGAAACGATCGCATCCCCACGGCGACCGAATGGCAGCCGGGGATGGACCCGCTGCGGACGGTCGTAGTGGCTGAAATGGGTGAGGGTCAGTACCGCCAACTGGCGGATGCCGTCCGCGCCGTCATGGATGGAACCCGAATCATTGTTCGGCCGGGGAACTACCAGGGCCCCGTCGAGATCGGCCGGAACATCGAGATCGTCGGCGAAGGCCCCGAGCACCGCATTATTCTGACCAGCACGGCAGAAGCTACCTTGGAATGCACCGCCCACTACGCGGCTGTCTATGGCATCACGATTCGTCAAGTCGGGCGCGCCGAGGGCATGCCGGGATTCGCCTGTCATGTGAAGAGTGGCAAGTCGACGTTCGAGAATTGCGATTTCTCCAGCGACACGCTCTCCGCAGTGGTCGTCGAAGGTCCGACGAATCCATCGTTCCTGGAATGCTCGATCCATGATTCGCCCGAGGCCGGGTTCTACTTCTGGCGCGAAGCCGGCGGTATTGTGGAACGCTGCCGAGTAACCGGCATGGGCAAGGCCGCCATCGGCGTGACCGGTGGCGCGCGACCCGTCGTGCGCGAGACGCAACTGGCGAACTCGTGCCGTGGACTCAACATCACGAAGCAAGGCCGCGGCAGCTTCGAGCGCTGCACGATCTCCAACAACGAACGCGAAGGCGTTTACATCAAGACCTCCGGCGAACCGCACCTGCGCGGGTGCCGCATCGCAGACAACGGAACCTACGGCGTGCGCGCCCGCCAGTCGGCCGAAGGCTCGATCGAGCAGTGCCAATTGAGCGGCAACTCGAAGGGCAATTGGTCCATCGAAGAAGGCAGCGGCCTCGTCGCGCGCGCGAACAAAGAGTAG
- a CDS encoding GAF domain-containing sensor histidine kinase: MTDRDAHSVDPRIPTYSDAAQRMIQGQFQSELPIGDPDEVGRLGEALANLGKTLDNKFQQIRNLSEITEQINKGLLLDEVLSHVYESFDPVIPYDRIGFSLLQDEGRAVQAHWARTRAKDVFLTKGFTAPMEGSSLQTIMETGQPRILNDLEAYLAEHPTSRSTELVVKEGMRSSLTCPLIAMGRPIGFMFFSSMQPNTYRDVHVEIFRQIAGQLSMIVEKSRLYQQLVDLNELKNKFLGVIVHDLRNPLNIIKGYVGLHLMGALGELPAEQGQIMKSMDRACETMINLVNDLLDISAIEAGRLVLEPETIEVVPYLQEFHDSSAILGQAKTIDVILDVPDDLGTAWFDGHRVGQVLGNLVTNALKFSFPGTQVTVSARMGAEPETIEISVADQGQGIPEQELPKLFMDFGRCSVKPTAGEKSTGLGLAICKRIVEAHGGHIWVESEIAVGSTFTFSLPTKAPEAD; the protein is encoded by the coding sequence ATGACTGATCGCGACGCGCATTCCGTCGACCCCAGAATACCGACCTACTCCGACGCTGCCCAGCGGATGATCCAGGGGCAGTTTCAGTCCGAACTCCCCATCGGCGATCCCGACGAGGTGGGACGTCTGGGCGAAGCCTTGGCCAACCTGGGGAAGACTCTCGACAACAAGTTTCAACAGATCAGGAATCTGAGTGAGATCACCGAGCAGATCAATAAGGGTCTCCTCCTAGACGAAGTGCTCTCGCACGTCTACGAGTCCTTCGATCCGGTGATTCCGTATGATCGCATCGGCTTCTCGCTTCTCCAGGACGAAGGTCGCGCCGTTCAGGCCCACTGGGCCCGCACTCGGGCCAAGGATGTTTTCCTGACCAAGGGCTTCACCGCACCGATGGAAGGCAGCAGCCTCCAGACTATCATGGAAACCGGCCAGCCGCGCATCCTGAATGACCTCGAGGCCTACCTGGCCGAGCATCCAACATCGCGTTCGACCGAGTTAGTGGTGAAGGAAGGCATGCGCTCCAGCCTGACATGCCCGCTGATCGCCATGGGGCGGCCGATCGGCTTCATGTTCTTCAGCAGTATGCAGCCGAACACGTACCGCGACGTCCACGTTGAGATCTTCCGCCAGATCGCCGGACAGCTCTCCATGATCGTCGAGAAGAGCCGACTCTACCAACAGCTCGTCGACCTGAATGAACTGAAGAACAAGTTCCTCGGCGTGATCGTCCATGACCTGCGCAATCCCCTCAACATCATCAAAGGCTACGTCGGGCTGCACCTGATGGGCGCTTTGGGCGAACTGCCCGCGGAGCAGGGGCAGATCATGAAGTCCATGGATCGAGCCTGCGAGACGATGATTAATCTCGTAAACGATCTGCTCGACATCAGCGCCATCGAAGCCGGCCGGCTTGTCCTGGAACCCGAAACGATCGAGGTCGTGCCGTACTTGCAGGAGTTCCACGATTCCTCCGCAATTCTCGGTCAGGCAAAGACGATCGACGTGATCCTGGATGTGCCCGACGATCTTGGGACGGCCTGGTTTGACGGACACCGGGTCGGGCAGGTGCTTGGGAATCTCGTGACGAACGCGCTGAAGTTCTCCTTCCCCGGCACCCAGGTAACCGTCAGCGCGCGCATGGGTGCGGAGCCCGAGACGATCGAGATCAGTGTGGCCGACCAGGGCCAGGGCATCCCCGAGCAGGAACTGCCGAAGCTGTTCATGGACTTCGGGCGCTGCAGCGTGAAGCCGACGGCAGGGGAGAAAAGCACCGGCCTTGGCCTCGCCATCTGCAAACGCATCGTCGAAGCCCACGGCGGCCACATCTGGGTCGAAAGCGAAATCGCCGTCGGTTCGACGTTCACCTTCAGCCTGCCGACGAAGGCTCCGGAGGCTGACTGA